One Nocardia huaxiensis genomic window, GACCTCGCGGTGGCGACGCTGCGCGCGGACGGGATCGACGCGTTCGGCGTACCGCTCGACGTGACCGACGACGAAAGTGCCGCCGCGGCAGCCGAATTGATCGCCGACCAGGCCGGCGGGCTCGACGTCCTGGTCAACAATGCCGCAATCACCGGCGCGCTGCCGCAGACCCCGGCCACGCTCGATCCGGCAACCGTGCGAATCGTCGTGGAAACCAACGTGATCGGTGTCCTCCGGGTCACCAACGCCATGCTCCCGATGCTGCGCGCCTCCGCGTCACCGCGAATCGTCAACATCTCCAGCAGCGTCGGCTCCCTCGCTCTGCACACCACCCCCGGCCTCGACCTGGGCCCGATCCCCGCCGCCTACCTGGCCTCGAAGACCTTCCTCAACGCCTTCACCATTCAATACGCCAAGGAACTGGGTGACACCGGCATCCTGATCAATTCCGCCTGCCCCGGTCTCACCGCAACCGACCTCAGCAACTTCCGCGGCGACCGCACGCCACGGCAGGGCGCGGCCATCGCGATCCACCTCGCGACCCTGCCCGACGGCGGACCGACCGGCGGCTTCTTCGACGACGCCGGAACGGTGCCCTGGTGACCGGTAGCCGCAGCTGAAGGGGCTACCGGCCGTGTGTGCGAGCCCGGGTCAGTCGGCGGCCAGGTAGCGGATGGATTCGCCGCCCTTGGCGTGGTGGAGACGGCCGAAGCGGCTGTCGAGGAGGTGGGCCATGCTTTCCGCGGCGCCCAGGTAGGCGTCCTCGATGGTGCCGGCGCGGTGGGTGGTGGCCACCGGGGGCTGGCCCTTGGGACGGGCCTCGAGGCTGCACTGCTTGTCGTCGGCGCCGCCCTTGTGGGCGTTCACGTCGGTGATGTGGGCTTCCACTCGGGTGAGGTGATCGGAGAAACGATCGAGGACACCCGCGATGGCGTCCGTTGCTTCCTCGATGAGTGGCGCGCCGCCGCCGATGTGCTTGTCGGCGAAGACCTGGATTTGCATGGCATCTCCAATCACTCGGGATTGCCGAGAACTTGCTGACAACCTCGACATTACCCCTGCCCGGCACACCGTGTGTGCCTGATGCGTCACTGGATCCGGGGCGCGGCTATCGAGGGCGCGAGTCAGCGCACAGCCAGGTCCGCAACCGTGCGAGCGAGCTGATCCGCCGCGTCCGGATGGCCCATGGCGCGCGCCGACTTCGACACCGCCGCACGGGATTCCGGATCCTCCAGCAGTTCGAACAGCGCGGTGCGGAGATTGTCCACCGTGGCGTCGTCGCCGATGATCGCGCGCGCACCGCCGTGGTCGGCGAGGATGCGGGCATTGCGGATCTGCTCGCCGCCCACCGAATGCGGGTACGGAATCAGCACCGACGGCTTGCCCAGGGTGGTGAGCTCGGCCAAAGTGCCTGCGCCGGAACGTGATACCACCACGTCGGTGAGGGCGAGCACATCGGGGAGCTCGGCGCGGATGAAATCGCGCACCAGGTACCGGCCGCGCAGGTCCGCGGGCAGCGCGGCGGAACGCTCGCGTACCTGGTCATAGGAGCGGGCGCCGCACTGGTGGATGACATTGGCGCGGGTGAGCAGCTCCGGCAGCAGCTCGTGCACGAGATCGTTGATCTGCACGGCTCCCTGCGCGCCGCCGGTGACATAGACGGTGGGCAGCTCGGGGGTGTAGCCGGACCAGTCCAATGCGGGCACCGCGGCCTCGGCCCTGCCGGTGGTGAGGACCGGGCGAATCGGATTGCCGGTCACCACCGCGCGCCCGCGCACCTTGGCGGGCAGCAGCTCCACCGACGCCTCGGAACTGAGCGCGATCCGGTCGGCCATCCGGGCCAGCAGCAGATTGGCCTTGCCGATGCCCGTGGTCTGCTCGTGGATGACGAGCGGCTTACGGCGTAGCGCGGCGGCCATGCCGACCGGTGCGCACACATACCCGCCGGTGCAGAGCACGGCGTCGGGCCGGAACCTGCGCACCAGGCCATTGGCGGTGACCACGCTCAGCGGCACGCGCAGCGCATCCTTGGCGTTGTCGGCATTGAGCATCTTGAGCGGATTGCGGTCCCGGCGCAGTTTGCCCGCCTTGATGGGCGCGAACGTGATGTCGTTCTCGGCCGCGACCCGCGACTCCAGGCTGTCCGGCACGCCGATCCACAGCACCTCGGCCGTGGTCCCCGCCTCGGCCGCCAGGTCCCGCAGTGCCCGCACCGCCGACACCGCCGGGTAGGTGTGCCCGCCCGTGCCCCCGCCCGCCACGATCACCCGGACCGGTCCGTGGGCGGCGAGCCGGCGCAGCGTCTGGTCGCGGTCGACGGCGGGATTGGGCATATCTGGAGCCTCCTGGATTCACGGGTGCATGTGGCGCGCGGGCCGACAGCCAGGCTATCTCGCTTGATCAAACGTGTTGGCCTTCAGCTAACGGCCGTTTACCATGAGTGTGATCCGGATCACCTTGTTGCAGTGGAAGTTTTGACGCGAGTCCGTTTAGCAATGTCGCAGACCAGCGAGAGGGTCCGGCATGAAGCCGTTCGTCTTGCCCGAGTTCTACGTACCCCATCCGGCCAGGCTCAATCCGCATCTGGAATACGCGCGGGAACACTCCGCGGCGTGGGCGGTGCGCATGGGTTTCCTCGACGAGCGCACGCCGACCGGCGAATTGCTCTGGCCCGCAGACCGCTTGGAGCGGATGGAACTCGCCCTGCTGTGCGCCTACGCTCATCCCGACTGCGACGCCGAGGCTTTGGCGCTGGTGACCGAGTGGTACGTCTGGGTGTTCTTCTTCGACGACGACTTCCTCGCCAAGTTCAAGTACACCCGCGATCATCTGGCGGCCCTGGGCTATCTCGAACGCCTCGAACAGTTCATGGTCGAACCCGGCTGCGCCGCACCGGAACCCGCGAATCCCACCGAGACCGGCCTGCTGGACTGCTGGACGCGCACCATCGGCGCCATGTCTGCGGGCTGGCGGCGGCGCATGCGCGCCAGCACCCACAACCTCATGGTCGAATCCATGTGGGAGCTGGACAATATCGCCCGCGAGCGGGTGGCCAACCCCATCGAGTACATCGAGATGCGACGGCGGGTGGGCGGTGCGCCCTGGTCGGCCAATCTGGTCGAATATGCCTGTGGTGCAGAGGTGCCCGATCGCTTCGCCGGTGCACGACCGCTCGGAGTGCTGGTCGAAACCTTCTCCGACGCGGTGCATCTGCGCAACGACCTGTTCTCCTACGAGCGCGAGGTGCGGGTCGAGGGCGAGAACGCGAATATGGTGCTGGTCCTGGAAGAATTCCTGGGTCTGCCCACGCAGGCGGCGGCCGACCTGGTCAACGACCTTCTCACCTCCCGGCTGAAACAGTTCGAGGACACCGCCGAAGTCGATGTGCCGCTGATGTTCTCCGAGCACGCGGCGACACCGGCCGAGCAACTGGCGGTGGCGCGCTACACGCTCGGATTACAGGATTGGCAGACCGGCGGGCATGAGTGGCACCTGCGGTCGAGCCGGTACATGAACAGCGGCATCGGTACCGGGCCGACCGGGCTCGGCAGCGGGGTGGCGCGGTTGCGGGCCGGATCCCGGATTCAGCTCAATCAGTATGTGCCGCCGCCGCGTACACCGGGGCGGCTGCCGGTGGACGGGTTGCACATGCCCTCCGAGGCGGCGGTGAATCCGCATCTGACCGTGGCGCGCGCGGATGTGCCGCGGTGGCTGGCGGACATGGGAATGCTCGATCCGGCCGTCGGCTGGACGCCGGAGTATGTCGAAGGCGTGGATTTCGCCGCGCTGGCGGCGCTCATGTTCCCGGAGGGCACTCCCGAGGAGCTCGTCGCGCGCACACGCTGGTGCACGTGGGGCACGTACGCCAATGATCTACTCTCTCTGGTCTATCGTCCGCAGCCGATCGCCGGCCGGGAACAGTTGCGGCGCTTGGCATCACAGCTCACCGGTCGGGAAGCGCAAGCGCTGGCCCCCGTCGAGCGCGGTCTGGCCGATCTCTGGCGGGACCTTTGCGATATCGCGGGAGACAGTGCGCGGGAACGGATCCGGGCGGCGCTGCTCCAGCTGTTCGAATCCTGGGCACAGGTTCTGGAGAACGAAACTCGCGGGCGCATACCGGATCCGGTCGACTATCTCGACGGTCGCCGGATCGCCGCGGGCGGCACACTGCTCACCGCCCTGAGCCGGCTCACCGAATCCGCTGCTCTCACCGACGCGATAGCCGACACGAGTGTCGTTCGGCAGCTGGAGAATTCGGCGGCCGATCACGCGGCCCTCGTCAACGACCTGTACTCGTATCAGAAGGAGATCGAGTACGACGGCGAGCTGCACAATCTGGTCTACATCACCCAGTCCTTCCTGGGCTGCACCCGGGACGCCGCCCGCGCTATCGTCGTCGATCTGGTGAACGAGCGCCTGCACCAGTTCGAATACCTGGTGTCGGAGGAACTTCCGTCCTTCTTCGCCGACTATCAGCTGAGCGAGCCGGCCCGCGAGGCCGTGCTCGCTCACGCCGACGCCCTGCGAAACTTCCTGACCGGCAATCTGGCCTGGCATTCGGGTACCGCCAGGTTCACCGAAACGACTCTGCGCGAACGCCGTTCGACGCCGGTGCGCACCGGCCCGGTCGGCCGCTACGTCAGCGCGCTCGCCGATGCGGCGGGCCGGAAGTCGCGGCGCTCCGGCGCCTCGGCCTAGCGATCAGAAGTCCGCGAGTCTGGAGGTAGGCATGAGTTCGTCCACGGCAGCCGATCCCGCGTTCGGCACGGACCGGCCCCGGCGGCATTCCCTGGCGCGCGCGGCGCGAATACTCTCGCGTGCACAGCAATCCACCAGACCCCTGCTGCGGGCCGCGATCGACACCCTGCCCGGGCAGTTGCGGCTGATGGCGGGTTATCACCTGGGCTGGTGGGATGCCGACGGCGTGCCCACCGTCGCCGAAGCCGGGAAGGGGCTGCGGCCCGCCCTGGTGCTGGCTGCCGCCCGGACCGCGGGCTGTCCGCCCTCGGATGCCGTACATGCCGCTGCCGCAGTGGAATTGGTGCACAACTTCACCCTCGTGCACGACGACATCATGGACGGCGATCCGGTGCGGCGCGGCCGGCCGACGGTCTGGCGGGTGTGGGGTGTGGACGATGCCGTGCTGGCCGGGGATGCCCTGCACAGTCTGGCGGTGTGGACGCTGGCCGACGCCCCGGCCGCCGCGCTGCCGGGTATCGCGCGGCTGGAGGAGGCCGTCATCGAACTGTGCCTGGGCCAGCATCACGATTGCGCGTTCGAGACCATCGCCGAGGTCAGCGTGGAGCAGTGTCTGGAAACCCTGCGGCACAAGGGTAGTGCGCTGCTGGGCTGTGCGTGCGCCCTCGGTGCGCTGTGCGCGGACGCGCCGCCGGACATGGTGGAGACGCTGGATCGTTTCGGCCGGGAACTGGGTGTCGCGTTCCAGCTGGTGGACGATCTCATGGGCATCTGGGGTGATCCGGCCCGTACCGGCAAACCGGTCGGTAGTGATCTCATGCGGCACAAGCGCAGCCTGCCGGTGGTCATGGCGCTCGAATCCGCTTCTCCCGCAGGGCGGGAACTGGCCGAGCTGTACGCCTGCGACCGTCCGCTCGACGGCCCGTCCGCCGCCCGCGCCGCCGATCTGGTGGCCCGCGCCGGTGGAAAGCGTTGGGCGCAAGCCGAATCCATCCGGCACCTGCGGGCGGCCCAGTCCTGTCTGGCCGGATATCGCAATGCGCACGATCTGCTGGAGCTGGCCGAATGCGTCGTGCACCGGGATCGCTGAGCTCCGCTGTCCGATAATCGAATTCGACCCGAATTGGTTTGACCGTACGGTATTCATTTGCTGTACAGGCTATTTCAGCAAACTCGTGTCAACCCCCGTATACCCCTAATTCGACGGAATTCATTGCTCCAAAACCGCTCGGCTGCCAGGATATTCAGCAAATTCACGGCTTGCCTATTTCCTGGGAGTTCGAGCATGACGACGGGGGCCCACATCGCGCCGGCGCAATTGCTGGCATTGGGCCGGGAATCAGCCCGCGAACTCGTGCGGGAACTGGCGCACGCGTCGGCCACCGCCCGCACCGGCACCCTGCGAGTAACCGGTGAACCCGGCGGCGATCTGTATGTCGCCGAAGGCCGCGTGC contains:
- a CDS encoding ribosomal subunit interface protein; the encoded protein is MQIQVFADKHIGGGAPLIEEATDAIAGVLDRFSDHLTRVEAHITDVNAHKGGADDKQCSLEARPKGQPPVATTHRAGTIEDAYLGAAESMAHLLDSRFGRLHHAKGGESIRYLAAD
- a CDS encoding terpene synthase family protein; amino-acid sequence: MKPFVLPEFYVPHPARLNPHLEYAREHSAAWAVRMGFLDERTPTGELLWPADRLERMELALLCAYAHPDCDAEALALVTEWYVWVFFFDDDFLAKFKYTRDHLAALGYLERLEQFMVEPGCAAPEPANPTETGLLDCWTRTIGAMSAGWRRRMRASTHNLMVESMWELDNIARERVANPIEYIEMRRRVGGAPWSANLVEYACGAEVPDRFAGARPLGVLVETFSDAVHLRNDLFSYEREVRVEGENANMVLVLEEFLGLPTQAAADLVNDLLTSRLKQFEDTAEVDVPLMFSEHAATPAEQLAVARYTLGLQDWQTGGHEWHLRSSRYMNSGIGTGPTGLGSGVARLRAGSRIQLNQYVPPPRTPGRLPVDGLHMPSEAAVNPHLTVARADVPRWLADMGMLDPAVGWTPEYVEGVDFAALAALMFPEGTPEELVARTRWCTWGTYANDLLSLVYRPQPIAGREQLRRLASQLTGREAQALAPVERGLADLWRDLCDIAGDSARERIRAALLQLFESWAQVLENETRGRIPDPVDYLDGRRIAAGGTLLTALSRLTESAALTDAIADTSVVRQLENSAADHAALVNDLYSYQKEIEYDGELHNLVYITQSFLGCTRDAARAIVVDLVNERLHQFEYLVSEELPSFFADYQLSEPAREAVLAHADALRNFLTGNLAWHSGTARFTETTLRERRSTPVRTGPVGRYVSALADAAGRKSRRSGASA
- a CDS encoding polyprenyl synthetase family protein encodes the protein MSSSTAADPAFGTDRPRRHSLARAARILSRAQQSTRPLLRAAIDTLPGQLRLMAGYHLGWWDADGVPTVAEAGKGLRPALVLAAARTAGCPPSDAVHAAAAVELVHNFTLVHDDIMDGDPVRRGRPTVWRVWGVDDAVLAGDALHSLAVWTLADAPAAALPGIARLEEAVIELCLGQHHDCAFETIAEVSVEQCLETLRHKGSALLGCACALGALCADAPPDMVETLDRFGRELGVAFQLVDDLMGIWGDPARTGKPVGSDLMRHKRSLPVVMALESASPAGRELAELYACDRPLDGPSAARAADLVARAGGKRWAQAESIRHLRAAQSCLAGYRNAHDLLELAECVVHRDR
- a CDS encoding SDR family NAD(P)-dependent oxidoreductase, whose protein sequence is MSEQTIALVTGANKGIGYEIASGLGALGWRIGVGARDPRRRDLAVATLRADGIDAFGVPLDVTDDESAAAAAELIADQAGGLDVLVNNAAITGALPQTPATLDPATVRIVVETNVIGVLRVTNAMLPMLRASASPRIVNISSSVGSLALHTTPGLDLGPIPAAYLASKTFLNAFTIQYAKELGDTGILINSACPGLTATDLSNFRGDRTPRQGAAIAIHLATLPDGGPTGGFFDDAGTVPW
- a CDS encoding UDP-N-acetylglucosamine--N-acetylmuramyl-(pentapeptide) pyrophosphoryl-undecaprenol N-acetylglucosamine transferase; translation: MPNPAVDRDQTLRRLAAHGPVRVIVAGGGTGGHTYPAVSAVRALRDLAAEAGTTAEVLWIGVPDSLESRVAAENDITFAPIKAGKLRRDRNPLKMLNADNAKDALRVPLSVVTANGLVRRFRPDAVLCTGGYVCAPVGMAAALRRKPLVIHEQTTGIGKANLLLARMADRIALSSEASVELLPAKVRGRAVVTGNPIRPVLTTGRAEAAVPALDWSGYTPELPTVYVTGGAQGAVQINDLVHELLPELLTRANVIHQCGARSYDQVRERSAALPADLRGRYLVRDFIRAELPDVLALTDVVVSRSGAGTLAELTTLGKPSVLIPYPHSVGGEQIRNARILADHGGARAIIGDDATVDNLRTALFELLEDPESRAAVSKSARAMGHPDAADQLARTVADLAVR